In the genome of Ananas comosus cultivar F153 linkage group 11, ASM154086v1, whole genome shotgun sequence, one region contains:
- the LOC109717816 gene encoding thylakoid lumenal 16.5 kDa protein, chloroplastic isoform X4, translating to MASASTASLARAVAACSARPPPTEARRGQAADHVDAKGANRDAPISISISLSLSLSSSAAAAASADAVSRRYGLSACFLTFLAFSSSSSSSSSARAAILEADDDEQLLERVKQDRKIRLQRQGVISSSGEETGYLQELVYKLSKVGQAIENDDLPAASSVLGPNADAEWVQQLSSSPEEKVEVETFNSSLASLFTSVGKRDVESSKMAFVSSAAALEKWIGLTGLVSQLKGL from the exons ATGGCAAGTGCTTCGACTGCGTCTCTTGCGCGGGCAGTTGCCGCGTGCTCTGCTCGTCCGCCTCCTACAGAGGCGCGGAGGGGACAAGCTGCAGATCATGTGGACGCAAAGGGAGCTAACCGCGACGCcccgatctcgatctcgatctccctctccctttctctcagCTCgtctgccgctgccgccgcttcTGCGGATGCCGTGAGCAGGCGCTACGGCCTGTCGGCCTGCTTCCTCACTTTTctcgccttctcctcctcctcctcctcctcctcctctgctcgGGCCGCCATCCTGGAGGCCGACGACGACGAGCAGTTGCTGGAGCGCGTCAAGCAGGACCGGAAAATAAGGCTTCAGCGACAAGGCGTCATCAGCTCTTCCGGAGAAGAGACAG GATATCTGCAAGAACTAGTCTACAAACTGAGCAAAGTAGGCCAAGCTATTGAGAACGACGACCTCCCTGCAGCAAGTTCTGTTCTAGGCCCGAATGCCGATGCCGAATGGGTGCAGCAG CTGAGCTCCAGCCCGGAGGAGAAAGTTGAGGTGGAGACATTCAATTCTTCCTTGGCATCTCTATTTACATCAG TTGGTAAGCGCGATGTCGAGTCTTCTAAGATGGCTTTTGTGTCCTCTGCCGCCGCATTGGAGAAATGGATAGGATTGACCGGCTTGGTCAGTCAACTAAAAGGCCTTTGA
- the LOC109717815 gene encoding glucan endo-1,3-beta-glucosidase 14-like isoform X3: protein MVGIGNEYLKEMSLNEERAVHWIRENVQPYLPYTHITGIAVGNEVLGGSDQELQEALFGALKNVYNALNRLQLTDYIEILTPHSQAVFANSYPPSSCTFNENILEYMKPILDLFLKTGSPFFLNTYPFLSYKSDPEHIDINYALFLPNPGVYDANTSLYYDNMFDAQIDAAYAALEAAGYGKMEVRVSETGWASNGDEDETGASEQNAKTYNFNLRKRLAKKKGTPRKPKLVLKAYVFALFNEDLKPGPGSERHYGLLKADGSISYNIGFTGLTPSHSSSSILYFKDILIGSMVIAYTMTSTACITALVLVLML from the exons ATGGTAGGAATTGGGAATGAATATCTGAAAGAAATGAGTCTTAATGAAGAACGAGCAGTTCATTGGATCAGGGAAAATGTGCAGCCATATCTTCCTTACACGCACATTACTGGGATTGCTGTTGGGAATGAAGTGCTTGGAGGGTCAGATCAGGAGCTGCAAGAAGCTCTATTTGGTGCTCTGAAAAATGTCTATAATGCTCTCAACAGACTTCAGCTGACAGATTACATAGAGATACTGACACCGCACTCGCAGGCTGTGTTTGCCAATTCATATCCTCCATCCTCATGTACTTTTAATGAGAACATTCTTGAATACATGAAGCCCATCTTGGATCTCTTTTTAAAGACTGGATCTCCTTTCTTCCTAAATACCTATCCATTTTTGTCTTACAAAAGTGATCCTGAACATATTGATATTAATTATGCCCTATTCCTTCCAAATCCTGGGGTTTATGATGCAAACACAAGTTTGTACTATGATAACATGTTTGACGCTCAGATAGATGCAGCCTATGCTGCGCTAGAAGCTGCTGGGTATGGAAAGATGGAGGTCCGGGTTTCTGAGACTGGTTGGGCTTCTAATGGCGATGAGGATGAAACAGGAGCTTCAGAACAGAATGCAAAGACTTACAATTTTAATCTTCGTAAGAGACTAGCCAAGAAGAAAGGGACTCCACGGAAACCGAAACTTGTCTTGAAGGCATATGTTTTTGCCCTGTTTAATGAGGACTTGAAGCCTGGGCCAGGTTCTGAGAGGCATTATGGTCTTCTTAAGGCAGATGGGAGCATATCTTACAATATTGGATTTACTGGTCTGACACCTTCACATTCATCCTCATCTATCTTATATTTTAAG GATATTCTCATTGGGAGTATGGTAATAGCTTATACTATGACTTCTACAGCCTGCATTACAGCTCTGGTTTTGGTGTTAATGTTGTAG
- the LOC109717205 gene encoding pseudo histidine-containing phosphotransfer protein 6, which yields MLGLDAARLEADMNRLMAQLFHQGVLDEQFMQLQQLQDDSSPNFVLEVISIYFRESEKMLTNLRHQLADKEVTDYTKIGVHLNHLMGSSSSIGANRITTVCIALRAASEQCSWARCLRCLEVLEHEYCYLKARLHELFQMEQQRVIAAGVRYRPQLA from the exons ATGCTGGGGTTGGACGCGGCTCGCTTGGAAGCCGACATGAACCGTTTGATGGCCCAGCTCTTCCACCAG GGAGTGCTGGATGAGCAGTTCATGCAGCTGCAGCAGCTTCAGGACGATTCATCTCCCAACTTCGTGTTGGAGGTCATCTCCATCTACTTCCGTGAGTCGGAGAAGATGCTCACGAACCTCCGACATCAACT TGCGGACAAAGAAGTAACCGACTATACAAAGATTGGAGTCCATCTGAACCATTTGATGGGCAGCAGTTCTAGCATCGGAGCAAATCGCATCACGACTGTCTGCATTGCCCTCCGGGCAGCATCCGAGCAATGCAGCTGGGCTAG atgcctGCGGTGTTTGGAGGTGCTGGAGCACGAGTACTGCTACCTCAAGGCGAGACTGCATGAGCTCTTCCAG ATGGAGCAGCAAAGAGTAATAGCGGCTGGGGTTAGGTACCGACCGCAGTTGGCTTGA
- the LOC109717816 gene encoding thylakoid lumenal 16.5 kDa protein, chloroplastic isoform X1 — protein sequence MASASTASLARAVAACSARPPPTEARRGQAADHVDAKGANRDAPISISISLSLSLSSSAAAAASADAVSRRYGLSACFLTFLAFSSSSSSSSSARAAILEADDDEQLLERVKQDRKIRLQRQGVISSSGEETGYLQELVYKLSKVGQAIENDDLPAASSVLGPNADAEWVQQVNTAFMKLLIRFPYQLSSSPEEKVEVETFNSSLASLFTSVGKRDVESSKMAFVSSAAALEKWIGLTGLVSQLKGL from the exons ATGGCAAGTGCTTCGACTGCGTCTCTTGCGCGGGCAGTTGCCGCGTGCTCTGCTCGTCCGCCTCCTACAGAGGCGCGGAGGGGACAAGCTGCAGATCATGTGGACGCAAAGGGAGCTAACCGCGACGCcccgatctcgatctcgatctccctctccctttctctcagCTCgtctgccgctgccgccgcttcTGCGGATGCCGTGAGCAGGCGCTACGGCCTGTCGGCCTGCTTCCTCACTTTTctcgccttctcctcctcctcctcctcctcctcctctgctcgGGCCGCCATCCTGGAGGCCGACGACGACGAGCAGTTGCTGGAGCGCGTCAAGCAGGACCGGAAAATAAGGCTTCAGCGACAAGGCGTCATCAGCTCTTCCGGAGAAGAGACAG GATATCTGCAAGAACTAGTCTACAAACTGAGCAAAGTAGGCCAAGCTATTGAGAACGACGACCTCCCTGCAGCAAGTTCTGTTCTAGGCCCGAATGCCGATGCCGAATGGGTGCAGCAGGTTAATACAGCATTCATGAAG CTTCTAATTCGGTTCCCTTATCAGCTGAGCTCCAGCCCGGAGGAGAAAGTTGAGGTGGAGACATTCAATTCTTCCTTGGCATCTCTATTTACATCAG TTGGTAAGCGCGATGTCGAGTCTTCTAAGATGGCTTTTGTGTCCTCTGCCGCCGCATTGGAGAAATGGATAGGATTGACCGGCTTGGTCAGTCAACTAAAAGGCCTTTGA
- the LOC109717815 gene encoding glucan endo-1,3-beta-glucosidase 14-like isoform X2, which produces MHTSFCRLRPLFLLLSFSSYGIIPAAPFTGTYGINYGRIADNIPPPQTVVSLLKATKIKNARIYDADHSVLEAFRGSGLELMVGIGNEYLKEMSLNEERAVHWIRENVQPYLPYTHITGIAVGNEVLGGSDQELQEALFGALKNVYNALNRLQLTDYIEILTPHSQAVFANSYPPSSCTFNENILEYMKPILDLFLKTGSPFFLNTYPFLSYKSDPEHIDINYALFLPNPGVYDANTSLYYDNMFDAQIDAAYAALEAAGYGKMEVRVSETGWASNGDEDETGASEQNAKTYNFNLRKRLAKKKGTPRKPKLVLKAYVFALFNEDLKPGPGSERHYGLLKADGSISYNIGFTGLTPSHSSSSILYFKSSR; this is translated from the exons ATGCATACTAGTTTCTGTCGGCTGCGACCCCTCTTCCTTCTCCTCTCGTTCTCTTCCTACG GGATTATACCAGCAGCGCCGTTTACTGGAACTTATGGGATAAACTATGGCAGGATTGCTGACAATATTCCTCCACCTCAGACAGTAGTGTCACTgctaaaagcaacaaaaattaaaaatgcgAGAATATATGATGCAGATCATAGTGTCCTCGAGGCATTTAGAGGGTCTGGGCTTGAGCTGATGGTAGGAATTGGGAATGAATATCTGAAAGAAATGAGTCTTAATGAAGAACGAGCAGTTCATTGGATCAGGGAAAATGTGCAGCCATATCTTCCTTACACGCACATTACTGGGATTGCTGTTGGGAATGAAGTGCTTGGAGGGTCAGATCAGGAGCTGCAAGAAGCTCTATTTGGTGCTCTGAAAAATGTCTATAATGCTCTCAACAGACTTCAGCTGACAGATTACATAGAGATACTGACACCGCACTCGCAGGCTGTGTTTGCCAATTCATATCCTCCATCCTCATGTACTTTTAATGAGAACATTCTTGAATACATGAAGCCCATCTTGGATCTCTTTTTAAAGACTGGATCTCCTTTCTTCCTAAATACCTATCCATTTTTGTCTTACAAAAGTGATCCTGAACATATTGATATTAATTATGCCCTATTCCTTCCAAATCCTGGGGTTTATGATGCAAACACAAGTTTGTACTATGATAACATGTTTGACGCTCAGATAGATGCAGCCTATGCTGCGCTAGAAGCTGCTGGGTATGGAAAGATGGAGGTCCGGGTTTCTGAGACTGGTTGGGCTTCTAATGGCGATGAGGATGAAACAGGAGCTTCAGAACAGAATGCAAAGACTTACAATTTTAATCTTCGTAAGAGACTAGCCAAGAAGAAAGGGACTCCACGGAAACCGAAACTTGTCTTGAAGGCATATGTTTTTGCCCTGTTTAATGAGGACTTGAAGCCTGGGCCAGGTTCTGAGAGGCATTATGGTCTTCTTAAGGCAGATGGGAGCATATCTTACAATATTGGATTTACTGGTCTGACACCTTCACATTCATCCTCATCTATCTTATATTTTAAG AGCAGCAGATAA
- the LOC109717815 gene encoding glucan endo-1,3-beta-glucosidase 14-like isoform X1 encodes MHTSFCRLRPLFLLLSFSSYGIIPAAPFTGTYGINYGRIADNIPPPQTVVSLLKATKIKNARIYDADHSVLEAFRGSGLELMVGIGNEYLKEMSLNEERAVHWIRENVQPYLPYTHITGIAVGNEVLGGSDQELQEALFGALKNVYNALNRLQLTDYIEILTPHSQAVFANSYPPSSCTFNENILEYMKPILDLFLKTGSPFFLNTYPFLSYKSDPEHIDINYALFLPNPGVYDANTSLYYDNMFDAQIDAAYAALEAAGYGKMEVRVSETGWASNGDEDETGASEQNAKTYNFNLRKRLAKKKGTPRKPKLVLKAYVFALFNEDLKPGPGSERHYGLLKADGSISYNIGFTGLTPSHSSSSILYFKDILIGSMVIAYTMTSTACITALVLVLML; translated from the exons ATGCATACTAGTTTCTGTCGGCTGCGACCCCTCTTCCTTCTCCTCTCGTTCTCTTCCTACG GGATTATACCAGCAGCGCCGTTTACTGGAACTTATGGGATAAACTATGGCAGGATTGCTGACAATATTCCTCCACCTCAGACAGTAGTGTCACTgctaaaagcaacaaaaattaaaaatgcgAGAATATATGATGCAGATCATAGTGTCCTCGAGGCATTTAGAGGGTCTGGGCTTGAGCTGATGGTAGGAATTGGGAATGAATATCTGAAAGAAATGAGTCTTAATGAAGAACGAGCAGTTCATTGGATCAGGGAAAATGTGCAGCCATATCTTCCTTACACGCACATTACTGGGATTGCTGTTGGGAATGAAGTGCTTGGAGGGTCAGATCAGGAGCTGCAAGAAGCTCTATTTGGTGCTCTGAAAAATGTCTATAATGCTCTCAACAGACTTCAGCTGACAGATTACATAGAGATACTGACACCGCACTCGCAGGCTGTGTTTGCCAATTCATATCCTCCATCCTCATGTACTTTTAATGAGAACATTCTTGAATACATGAAGCCCATCTTGGATCTCTTTTTAAAGACTGGATCTCCTTTCTTCCTAAATACCTATCCATTTTTGTCTTACAAAAGTGATCCTGAACATATTGATATTAATTATGCCCTATTCCTTCCAAATCCTGGGGTTTATGATGCAAACACAAGTTTGTACTATGATAACATGTTTGACGCTCAGATAGATGCAGCCTATGCTGCGCTAGAAGCTGCTGGGTATGGAAAGATGGAGGTCCGGGTTTCTGAGACTGGTTGGGCTTCTAATGGCGATGAGGATGAAACAGGAGCTTCAGAACAGAATGCAAAGACTTACAATTTTAATCTTCGTAAGAGACTAGCCAAGAAGAAAGGGACTCCACGGAAACCGAAACTTGTCTTGAAGGCATATGTTTTTGCCCTGTTTAATGAGGACTTGAAGCCTGGGCCAGGTTCTGAGAGGCATTATGGTCTTCTTAAGGCAGATGGGAGCATATCTTACAATATTGGATTTACTGGTCTGACACCTTCACATTCATCCTCATCTATCTTATATTTTAAG GATATTCTCATTGGGAGTATGGTAATAGCTTATACTATGACTTCTACAGCCTGCATTACAGCTCTGGTTTTGGTGTTAATGTTGTAG
- the LOC109717816 gene encoding thylakoid lumenal 16.5 kDa protein, chloroplastic isoform X3, translating into MASASTASLARAVAACSARPPPTEARRGQAADHVDAKGANRDAPISISISLSLSLSSSAAAAASADAVSRRYGLSACFLTFLAFSSSSSSSSSARAAILEADDDEQLLERVKQDRKIRLQRQGVISSSGEETGYLQELVYKLSKVGQAIENDDLPAASSVLGPNADAEWVQQVNTAFMKLSSSPEEKVEVETFNSSLASLFTSVGKRDVESSKMAFVSSAAALEKWIGLTGLVSQLKGL; encoded by the exons ATGGCAAGTGCTTCGACTGCGTCTCTTGCGCGGGCAGTTGCCGCGTGCTCTGCTCGTCCGCCTCCTACAGAGGCGCGGAGGGGACAAGCTGCAGATCATGTGGACGCAAAGGGAGCTAACCGCGACGCcccgatctcgatctcgatctccctctccctttctctcagCTCgtctgccgctgccgccgcttcTGCGGATGCCGTGAGCAGGCGCTACGGCCTGTCGGCCTGCTTCCTCACTTTTctcgccttctcctcctcctcctcctcctcctcctctgctcgGGCCGCCATCCTGGAGGCCGACGACGACGAGCAGTTGCTGGAGCGCGTCAAGCAGGACCGGAAAATAAGGCTTCAGCGACAAGGCGTCATCAGCTCTTCCGGAGAAGAGACAG GATATCTGCAAGAACTAGTCTACAAACTGAGCAAAGTAGGCCAAGCTATTGAGAACGACGACCTCCCTGCAGCAAGTTCTGTTCTAGGCCCGAATGCCGATGCCGAATGGGTGCAGCAGGTTAATACAGCATTCATGAAG CTGAGCTCCAGCCCGGAGGAGAAAGTTGAGGTGGAGACATTCAATTCTTCCTTGGCATCTCTATTTACATCAG TTGGTAAGCGCGATGTCGAGTCTTCTAAGATGGCTTTTGTGTCCTCTGCCGCCGCATTGGAGAAATGGATAGGATTGACCGGCTTGGTCAGTCAACTAAAAGGCCTTTGA
- the LOC109717816 gene encoding thylakoid lumenal 16.5 kDa protein, chloroplastic isoform X2 translates to MASASTASLARAVAACSARPPPTEARRGQAADHVDAKGANRDAPISISISLSLSLSSSAAAAASADAVSRRYGLSACFLTFLAFSSSSSSSSSARAAILEADDDEQLLERVKQDRKIRLQRQGVISSSGEETGYLQELVYKLSKVGQAIENDDLPAASSVLGPNADAEWVQQLLIRFPYQLSSSPEEKVEVETFNSSLASLFTSVGKRDVESSKMAFVSSAAALEKWIGLTGLVSQLKGL, encoded by the exons ATGGCAAGTGCTTCGACTGCGTCTCTTGCGCGGGCAGTTGCCGCGTGCTCTGCTCGTCCGCCTCCTACAGAGGCGCGGAGGGGACAAGCTGCAGATCATGTGGACGCAAAGGGAGCTAACCGCGACGCcccgatctcgatctcgatctccctctccctttctctcagCTCgtctgccgctgccgccgcttcTGCGGATGCCGTGAGCAGGCGCTACGGCCTGTCGGCCTGCTTCCTCACTTTTctcgccttctcctcctcctcctcctcctcctcctctgctcgGGCCGCCATCCTGGAGGCCGACGACGACGAGCAGTTGCTGGAGCGCGTCAAGCAGGACCGGAAAATAAGGCTTCAGCGACAAGGCGTCATCAGCTCTTCCGGAGAAGAGACAG GATATCTGCAAGAACTAGTCTACAAACTGAGCAAAGTAGGCCAAGCTATTGAGAACGACGACCTCCCTGCAGCAAGTTCTGTTCTAGGCCCGAATGCCGATGCCGAATGGGTGCAGCAG CTTCTAATTCGGTTCCCTTATCAGCTGAGCTCCAGCCCGGAGGAGAAAGTTGAGGTGGAGACATTCAATTCTTCCTTGGCATCTCTATTTACATCAG TTGGTAAGCGCGATGTCGAGTCTTCTAAGATGGCTTTTGTGTCCTCTGCCGCCGCATTGGAGAAATGGATAGGATTGACCGGCTTGGTCAGTCAACTAAAAGGCCTTTGA